In Bartonella bovis 91-4, the following proteins share a genomic window:
- a CDS encoding 6,7-dimethyl-8-ribityllumazine synthase, whose product MTKKIHKKSHLLIVEARFYDKISNELLAGAVSVLQKAEVSYDIVTVPGALEIPGAIVFAEENNNKVSYDGYVALGCVIRGDTYHFEIVANNSCQALMDLTLHRQLVIGNGILTVENEEQAWVRAEQNKKNKGGFAAEAALCMIALKKKFGDNH is encoded by the coding sequence GTGACAAAAAAAATACATAAAAAGTCGCATTTATTGATTGTTGAAGCACGTTTTTACGATAAAATTTCTAATGAACTTCTTGCAGGTGCAGTGAGTGTTTTGCAAAAAGCTGAAGTAAGTTATGATATTGTAACAGTTCCAGGGGCATTAGAGATACCCGGTGCAATAGTTTTTGCTGAGGAAAACAATAATAAGGTATCTTATGATGGTTATGTGGCACTTGGTTGTGTTATTCGGGGTGATACATATCATTTTGAAATTGTTGCTAATAATTCTTGTCAAGCATTAATGGATTTAACTCTTCATAGGCAATTGGTTATTGGAAATGGTATTTTGACTGTTGAGAATGAAGAACAAGCCTGGGTTCGTGCTGAACAGAATAAAAAGAATAAAGGTGGTTTTGCTGCTGAAGCTGCTTTATGTATGATTGCTCTAAAGAAGAAATTTGGAGATAATCATTAA
- the nusB gene encoding transcription antitermination factor NusB → MADIKSKHSSHLANKRGVARLAAVQALYQMDIVGIGVTEIAAEYKAYRLGKNIDGNQYLDADFQWFRAIIAGVVQEQKKLDPMLQKKLSEEWSLSRLDSILRAILRAGLWELVNHKNIPTAVIVSEYVDVAKAFFESDEPKLVNAILDKIAKEIRLQK, encoded by the coding sequence ATGGCTGATATAAAAAGCAAACATTCTTCGCATTTGGCTAATAAACGCGGAGTAGCAAGGCTTGCTGCAGTGCAGGCACTATATCAAATGGATATAGTTGGTATTGGTGTTACGGAAATAGCAGCTGAGTATAAAGCTTATCGTTTGGGAAAAAATATTGATGGTAATCAATATCTTGATGCTGATTTTCAATGGTTTCGAGCTATTATAGCTGGTGTTGTACAAGAACAAAAGAAACTTGATCCTATGCTTCAGAAAAAACTTTCTGAAGAATGGTCACTTTCACGTCTTGATTCTATTTTACGTGCAATTTTGCGTGCAGGCTTATGGGAGTTAGTAAATCACAAGAACATACCTACTGCTGTTATTGTAAGTGAATATGTTGATGTAGCAAAAGCATTCTTTGAAAGTGATGAGCCAAAGCTTGTCAATGCAATTCTTGATAAAATAGCAAAAGAAATCCGTCTGCAAAAATAA
- a CDS encoding outer membrane protein assembly factor BamE → MPHVVNLIKHKLLISLFIVSMAAFAGCSSIHSLTSSQTYKEGYVLDQSALDSISIGSSQEQVRLALGTPSLKTKYDNEVFYYISQTRYRKMRFMKTKIIDRKVLAIYFNKNGQVAKIANYGLQDGQIFDFITQTTPTGGSDHSFLIQVVKGFANTSR, encoded by the coding sequence ATGCCTCACGTAGTAAACTTAATCAAACATAAATTATTGATTAGCTTATTTATAGTAAGTATGGCAGCGTTTGCTGGATGTAGTTCAATTCATTCTTTAACTTCAAGCCAAACCTATAAGGAAGGTTATGTTCTTGATCAAAGTGCTCTTGATTCCATTTCTATTGGATCAAGTCAGGAGCAAGTTCGTTTAGCCTTAGGAACTCCTTCACTGAAAACAAAATATGATAACGAGGTTTTTTATTATATTTCACAAACTCGGTATCGTAAAATGCGATTTATGAAAACCAAAATTATTGATCGTAAAGTTTTGGCTATTTATTTCAATAAAAATGGTCAGGTCGCAAAGATAGCCAATTATGGTTTACAAGATGGTCAAATATTCGATTTTATCACTCAAACAACACCAACAGGTGGTAGTGATCATTCTTTTTTAATCCAAGTCGTTAAAGGTTTTGCTAACACCTCGCGTTAA
- a CDS encoding YceD family protein: protein MSVKNVSQMMFALTYPISVRSLSAKGVKIRICADKQECAHLAKNHDLLEVKFCEGEFHILPWKKRGVYVKGLLRAHIVQSCVITLEPLENILHENIEITFLPEDSNLVKPKVSKDTRELLLDADGPDIPEIFYGDKIDIGAIMEEFFELSINHYPRKEDENMSLIENSEKIEPKISPFSVLKGWK from the coding sequence ATGAGTGTAAAAAATGTTTCTCAAATGATGTTTGCTCTGACTTATCCAATATCAGTGCGTTCGTTGTCTGCTAAGGGTGTAAAAATTCGTATTTGCGCAGATAAACAAGAATGCGCACATTTAGCTAAGAATCATGATTTACTTGAAGTGAAATTTTGTGAGGGAGAATTTCATATTTTACCATGGAAAAAGCGTGGGGTGTATGTAAAAGGTTTATTACGAGCACATATAGTACAATCATGTGTCATTACACTGGAGCCATTAGAAAATATTCTCCACGAAAATATTGAAATTACCTTTCTTCCTGAAGATTCAAATTTGGTTAAACCAAAAGTGTCAAAAGATACAAGAGAATTGCTTTTAGATGCAGATGGACCAGATATACCGGAAATTTTTTATGGTGATAAAATTGATATAGGCGCGATTATGGAAGAATTTTTTGAGCTATCAATTAATCATTATCCACGCAAAGAAGATGAAAATATGAGTTTGATTGAAAATTCGGAAAAAATTGAGCCAAAAATATCACCATTTTCTGTTTTGAAAGGGTGGAAATGA
- the plsX gene encoding phosphate acyltransferase PlsX: MIRISVDVMGGDYGPEVTIEGAAVAQKHLPNVHFLFYGVEDVVEPIFKKYPHLATASRFYNTESYTRMDEKPSQALRAGRGKSSMWHAIEAVKNGEADVCVSAGNTGALMAMSHFCLKMMAESNRPGIAGIWPTLRGESIVLDIGATIGASADQLVDLAVMGAGMFRTLYHIEKPSVGLLNVGVEEIKGLDEIKKAGMILRKVQLEGLEYKGFIEGNDIGKGVVDVVVTEGFSGNIALKVAEGTARQIAELLNTVMRRSVFSRLGYVLSRGAFHQLKQKIDPDRINGGVLLGLNGIVIKSHGGVNAGGFASAIRVGYKMVNNGLLKKIVEDLRHFHESKVIL; this comes from the coding sequence GTGATTAGAATTTCTGTAGATGTCATGGGTGGTGATTATGGTCCAGAGGTTACTATTGAGGGGGCAGCAGTTGCACAGAAACATTTGCCAAATGTTCATTTTTTGTTTTATGGGGTAGAGGATGTTGTTGAGCCAATTTTTAAAAAATATCCTCATTTGGCTACAGCGTCGCGTTTTTATAACACAGAAAGTTATACACGTATGGATGAGAAACCAAGCCAAGCGCTTCGTGCAGGGCGCGGTAAATCATCAATGTGGCACGCAATTGAAGCTGTAAAAAATGGCGAAGCTGATGTTTGTGTCTCTGCTGGCAATACTGGTGCACTTATGGCAATGTCTCATTTTTGTTTAAAAATGATGGCAGAATCTAACCGGCCTGGAATTGCTGGTATTTGGCCAACTCTTCGTGGTGAGAGTATTGTGCTGGATATTGGTGCAACAATTGGTGCATCTGCTGATCAATTGGTTGATTTAGCGGTTATGGGGGCTGGTATGTTTCGTACTTTATATCATATTGAAAAACCAAGTGTTGGGCTTTTGAATGTGGGTGTTGAAGAGATAAAAGGCTTAGATGAAATCAAAAAAGCCGGAATGATATTACGTAAAGTGCAATTAGAAGGATTAGAGTATAAGGGATTTATTGAAGGTAATGACATTGGAAAAGGAGTAGTCGATGTGGTTGTCACTGAGGGGTTTTCTGGTAATATTGCTTTAAAAGTTGCAGAAGGAACTGCACGGCAAATAGCCGAACTTTTAAATACTGTTATGCGTCGCTCTGTTTTTTCACGCCTTGGATACGTTTTGTCTCGAGGTGCTTTTCATCAACTGAAACAGAAGATAGATCCTGATCGGATTAATGGCGGTGTGCTTTTAGGTTTAAATGGTATTGTTATAAAAAGTCATGGTGGTGTTAATGCTGGCGGTTTTGCTTCTGCTATCCGCGTTGGTTATAAAATGGTAAATAACGGACTTTTAAAAAAAATAGTTGAAGATTTACGACACTTTCATGAAAGTAAAGTGATACTTTAA
- a CDS encoding beta-ketoacyl-ACP synthase III, protein MIRSVICGVGSALPKKSLSNNEITKFVETSDSWIVQRTGIRQRYIADTNETTVSLGVTAAQAALKNSNMTIEDIDCIILATSTPNHTFPASAVEIQHALGMKRGFAFDIQAVCSGFIFALTTGDVYLRCGAAKRILVIGSETFSRILDWQDRTTCVLFGDGAGAAVLEAQEVEGNVLVDCGILSAKLRSNGAYVDKLYVDGGPSTTQTTGHLRMKGREVFKHAVGMITDVIDDCFAAVNMNSSQLDWFVPHQANKRIIEASAKKLGIALDKVVMTVDQHGNTSAASVPLALTTAVQDGRIKKGDLIMLEAMGGGFTWGAILVRW, encoded by the coding sequence ATGATTCGATCAGTTATATGTGGTGTAGGAAGTGCTTTACCAAAAAAAAGTTTATCGAATAATGAAATTACCAAGTTTGTTGAAACATCTGATTCGTGGATTGTTCAACGTACGGGAATTCGCCAACGTTATATTGCTGATACAAACGAAACAACTGTTTCTTTGGGGGTAACAGCAGCACAAGCTGCACTTAAAAATTCTAATATGACAATAGAAGATATTGATTGTATTATTTTAGCTACTTCAACACCTAACCATACTTTTCCTGCTTCTGCTGTTGAAATTCAACATGCTTTGGGAATGAAACGTGGTTTTGCTTTTGATATTCAAGCTGTTTGCTCTGGTTTTATTTTTGCATTGACAACAGGAGATGTATATTTACGTTGCGGAGCAGCAAAAAGAATCTTGGTAATTGGATCTGAGACATTTTCTCGGATTTTAGATTGGCAAGATCGTACAACATGTGTTTTATTTGGTGATGGTGCGGGTGCAGCTGTTTTGGAAGCGCAAGAAGTTGAAGGTAATGTTCTTGTTGATTGTGGTATATTGTCTGCGAAATTGCGCTCTAATGGTGCGTATGTGGATAAATTGTATGTTGATGGTGGTCCTTCAACAACACAAACAACAGGTCATTTACGTATGAAAGGGCGAGAAGTTTTTAAACATGCAGTTGGTATGATAACCGATGTGATTGATGATTGTTTTGCAGCTGTTAATATGAATTCTTCTCAGTTAGATTGGTTTGTACCTCATCAGGCTAATAAACGTATTATTGAAGCATCAGCTAAAAAACTAGGGATCGCATTGGATAAAGTTGTGATGACTGTTGATCAACATGGTAATACGTCTGCAGCATCAGTACCATTAGCTTTAACAACTGCTGTTCAAGATGGAAGAATTAAAAAAGGAGATCTCATTATGTTAGAGGCCATGGGGGGTGGATTTACGTGGGGAGCAATTCTTGTTCGTTGGTAA
- a CDS encoding integration host factor subunit alpha — translation MAGKTITRADLAGAVCRRVGLSYTESSALVELILDEICNSLVKGEVVKLSSFATFQVRNKSERIGRNPKTGIEAPIPPRRVVTFKAANILKKRILDAHRAREK, via the coding sequence ATGGCAGGTAAAACAATAACACGTGCAGATTTGGCTGGTGCGGTTTGTAGGAGAGTGGGCTTGTCATATACTGAGTCATCAGCTTTGGTTGAGTTGATTTTAGATGAAATTTGCAATTCACTTGTAAAGGGTGAAGTGGTTAAATTATCTTCTTTTGCGACTTTTCAAGTTCGCAATAAAAGTGAACGAATTGGTCGTAATCCAAAAACAGGTATTGAAGCACCTATTCCACCACGGCGTGTAGTAACATTCAAGGCTGCGAATATTTTGAAGAAAAGAATTTTAGATGCACATCGCGCAAGAGAGAAGTAA
- a CDS encoding MerR family transcriptional regulator codes for MDKSPDAFRTISEVAELLGLPQHVLRFWETRFVQIKPLKRGGGRRYYRPVDIDLLNGIKQLLYGKGYTIKGVQRLLKENGASFVIALGNNDLDAMNVIIEKECIEQTSESTKINEASKTKSKKAAFGLLGFMKSEEESVGAVKRHQDKTDKTLLQETLFELIECKRMLDRAR; via the coding sequence ATGGACAAGAGCCCTGATGCTTTTCGGACAATTAGCGAAGTAGCGGAATTATTAGGGTTACCACAGCATGTATTAAGATTTTGGGAAACACGTTTTGTTCAAATTAAGCCATTAAAGCGTGGTGGTGGGAGGCGTTACTATCGCCCTGTTGATATTGATTTGCTCAATGGTATTAAACAATTACTTTATGGTAAAGGCTATACTATAAAAGGTGTACAACGCCTTTTAAAAGAAAATGGTGCTTCTTTTGTTATTGCGCTCGGTAATAACGATCTTGATGCCATGAATGTTATAATAGAAAAAGAATGTATAGAACAAACATCTGAATCTACCAAAATTAATGAAGCCTCTAAGACTAAGTCAAAAAAGGCAGCATTTGGACTTTTAGGGTTTATGAAGAGTGAAGAAGAATCTGTTGGTGCTGTTAAAAGGCATCAAGACAAAACTGATAAAACATTGTTACAGGAAACATTATTTGAATTAATTGAATGTAAACGCATGCTTGATAGAGCACGATAA